The region ATCCTTAGATCGTCCGAACTTGTAATGCCACGTGTTATAGAAAATCACGAGCAGGTAATTGAGGCATTTCAAAATGTTGATATCGTATCCGAACTTGTCGAAAAGCTTCCAAACGGTGAGTTTCGAAACGAACTCGATATGGATATCATCCTGTTTGGCCGCAGCTATCGCGGAAAACAGGTTGGCCCTTATACGCGACTTCTAGAATTTCAACCGGGCGAGACCATCGTCCATGAGAACACTTGGGAAAGTAGTATCTTTTACATCCTCGTAAAAGGCTCCCTCGAAGCCTCGATAAAAGAACAAAACGGAAACCGCAAAAATGTTGGGATCATTTCAGCCGGAAATTCTTTCGGTGAAATGGCCATGCTTTCCGGAACGCCGAGAACTGCGACGGTCTCAGTTGCTTCGACGGGTGAACCCGCGCTTGTGTTGGAATTTACCCGTCCGGCAATTCGTTTATTGCGAAAGCTATCAAAATTCGGCAAAGCTCTCGATCGCAATTACCGCAATTATGGACAGACTCTTACACTCAATGAACTCAAAGATTTCACGAACCTTGATCTTGATAAAGGGGTTCTCCACCGATTGAATGATTCCGCGCGTTTTGCGGTATATGAAAAGAACCATGTGCTGTTTCGAGAAGGCGATCCAATAAATCGAGTCATTTTTGTAAGAAATGGCTGGATACAGCGTGTTAGCGGCGTTGAGTTTAATCCAAAGGCAGCAGAACTATTACTTTCGGATGAAACGGTAGGGCTTGATTTTCTTGGTGCCGGAACCTGCCTTGGGCTTGAGGCGGTCGAAGCCTCAACAAATTGGAAATACACCGCCACTGTCGCAGGACGCACCGAAGTTCTCGAAGTAGCAGTTACCCGCCTGCGCGAAGATAAAGAAATGAGTTCAGTAGTCGTTCCCTTTTTGAAAGGAATGGCTGACAACGATGATCAGATGCCGCTGCATCCGAGCGACAGCCGTGTTTTGACAGCTACAAGCCGAGAGATCGAAACCGGAGTTGTCGATGGCGTAAATCTGCTGGTTATGGACATGGCCAAGTGCATTCGCTGTGGTAATTGTTCGCTGGCATGTCACAAGGTCCACGGTAACTCGCGTCTGACCAGGCGCGGTATCCATATCGAGCGGCCATTCAAGCCCAACAAACCGGCAACCCAGAGCATCTTAGTCCCGACAGTTTGTATGCACTGTCAAGACCCGGAATGTCTGACAGGCTGTCCGACAGGTGCGATCGCGCGGTTTCCAAACGGTGAGATCGATATCAATCCGCAAACGTGCATCGGCTGCGGCGACTGCGCTACGCAATGTCCTTACAATGCAATTTCGATGATCGCCCGGCCAGACCCGAAAAATGGGAATGGCAACGGAGCGTTTACAAATCTTCTATCGGCATTTTCACTCGGTGAGGCCAAGATGCCCATGCCGGTCGAGCAAACCGAGAATTTGCTTGCCGTAAAATGTAATCTTTGTCACGACACGAAAATGAACCCGAAAGGCGCAAAGACCGAGGCTTATTCCTGCGAAGAAAATTGCCCTACCGGAGCATTAGTTCGTGTAAATCCGCGCGAGTATTTTGATGAGGTCAACCAAACGATCGGCCTTATACGACGAACCAAGACGCACGCGATCGGTGAGAACATACACAAATTTGATCTATGGGCAACGATCTGGCATGTGATCGGTATTGCGATGGTTTTGGCGTTTGGCGGTGCGGCCGTGTGGGCAACACGCGCTTACGCTCAGGACATACCATTGAGTGCGGGAAGTTGGGTGACGATGCGATGGCTGACGGGGCTTACAGGTCTAGTGAGCATCGTCTGGGTGATGGCTTATCCGCTCAGAAAACAGGTCTATCGTCGGCGTGCCGGAGCCTTACGATATTGGATGTTGTCGCACATCTATCTGGGTGTTTTGGCTGGAGTTCTTCTGTTGGTTCACGGAGGTACAAGCTCAGGCGGTTTGCTGACGACGGTCCTTATGATCTCATTCGATCTTGTGATCGCCAGCGGACTTTTTGGTGCTGCGTGCTACATTATCGTGCCGAGATTTATGACAAAGGTCGAGCGTGAACCGCTGCTTTTGGAAGACCTCGAAGCTCGGCGCGAAGAGCTTCGAGCCGAACTTGTTCGAGCTGCCGATGAAACCACCAGTGAAGAACTTAATCAACTGATCCAAAGGAAAGTGCGCCGCCGTTTTTTAGGACTCGGCTATCTTATTAGGCAATATCTTAAGAGAGAAGACCTTGGAACAATGCTCGCCGGTGCCCGCGAAGAGTTTCGTTCAGCGGCGGAAAAGATGAGCCGTTCCGACGATGCTCGTTTGATGGAAGCAGTGGAAAACGCCGCAACTCTGCGTCGTGTCGATGCACTCTGCTATTTGCATCAATTGCTCAAATTGTGGGTTGCTCCGCATGTTCTTTTTACGTCGTTAATGTTGGTGCTAATGTTGATCCATATAGCCCAGGTTGTTTATTTTAACGTCCGATGAGCGAGAAAACAGGAAAATTTACGATCTCCTATGCGGATCTGCTTACCGAAACAAAATCGGTCGAGAGCGACAGTCTATATATCGGACGCCTGGAAACATGTGAAGTGTTTTTGGACCACACGACAGTTTCCAGAATTCATGCAGGTATCAATTTTCAGGACGAGAACTACAGCATAGTAAACCTCTCCACATCAAATGTTCTAACGCTAAATGGCCGCCGTCTTACATCAAAAAAATCAGATGTGTTGGCCGATGGCGATACTATTCAGATCGGCCCGTTTACAATACTTGTAGCGCGGCTTGGCGATGAATTGTTGTTGGTTGTCGAACGTCAATTTGCAGAACGAACGCCGCCGCAAGTTTCAAAATCTTCCAAAAAACCTACAACCTCTGCGGCAGTAGCAGCAGGAGGTGTTCTCGATGTTTTTTGGGAGAAGCGTTCGCGTGACAAAGATGATTGGGGAACGCGCCTGCGTCCGACGGAAAAACCAAAACCGGGCAAGGCAATGTTCAACTGGAAACCGACGCGCGATCTGCGCCCAACGTGGCGAGTCGGTTTGTTTATTTGGGCATTTTTAGTGATCGGTGCACTGGGAGTGTATGCATTTTTCCGCCATCCGGACGCTTATGCGTCGAAGCCGCTTTCAAACCCGCATGCCTCGATGATAGAGAACAGCGCCATTGCGACAACAGCCAACGGCAATTCATGCACGACTTGCCACACTTTGAATGAGCCGGTTGAAAATTCCTGTATCAAATGTCATTCGGCTGCTGAATTTCACTCGTCCAATACAAAAGCCCATGAGCAAGCCGGCATTACCTGCACCATGTGTCATCGTGAGCATCAGGGAGCGGATTTTGATATGAAAACCACAGCAATTCGCACTTGTGCTGAGTGTCACAACGATCAAAATCCAAAGACCTACAATGGCAAGGCAGTACACACGGCTCACGGTGGTTCTTATGGTTATCCGGTAGTTGACGGTGTGTGGAAATGGAAAGGCGTTTATCGCGAAGTCGCCGACGCGATACCTGAGATCAATCAAAGTGCGACTGGTGACAAAGATGAACAGGCAAAATTAAGCCGTCAGTTTCACACAATTCATCTTTACCGTTTGCAGTCCCCTGCTCCGCTCAAGGGCGACAAACGTGGACTTGTAACGTGTTCGACATGTCACGAATCTTTTGGTGCAAATAACATAGACAGAGTGAAGCCGCGTCAGACATGCGCTGTTTGTCACACAACGCCTGAAAATGCGACGGAGCGTGACAAGCGTTTTGAAACAGATTCGGCAAATTGTATTTCGTGTCACGTCCAGCATCCTTACAGCACCGGACGGTGGAGCGAATTTCTAACGACCGATGCTCTCGACAGGAGGAAAGAGGCGATCACTAACAAGATCAAGCAGCTTAGCGGCCAATGAAATTTTTCCATCTTTTTATTTGTCTCGTACTCATCGGGTTTTTGATCTGGCTGAATCAGGCATTCGTTCCTGTGGACGCAGTCCGTTACGGCGGATTGTCGTGGATCGGTTGGGCCAGCATTGGGTTGGTCGGTGTAGGTGTTGGGCTGCTGTTTATATTTAACGACTCTTCGCGCGCGTTTGGTTTTTTTAAAGCTCGCGATGAGATGGCCGCTCCGGTTACAAATATTCGAACACTTTCGAAAGCGGAACTTACCGAGCTCGGTCTGGACAAATATCGAGGTCCATCTTATCCTCACCCGGTCATTTTCGCTGAGCGATGCATTGGCTGTCAGGCTTGCGTCGATGCCTGTCCTCATGATGTGCTCGCGATCGTCGATGGAACTGCTGCCGCTGTCGCTCCTGACCTCTGTATGGAAGACACTGCGTGCCAGGCCGAGTGTCCGGTCAACCCAAAAGCATGCATCGTCATCAACACAGCAAAGGATGTACGCTCGCTTCCCACGCCAACGCGGGACGGGTCGACATTTCAGACCAATGTTCCGGGATGTTTCATAATCGGCGATGTTTCCGGCGTTCCGCTGATCAAGAATGCGGTGAAAGAGGGTGCAGACGTAATTGCCCATATTGTTGATGAACTAAAGGGTGCTCAACCGGAACCAAAAGCAGATTACGATGTTGCGATCATAGGCATCGGTCCTGGAGGAGCATCCGCAGCGGCCTCGGCTCAAGAAGCCAATCTTCGGTATGTCGGGATCGAACAGGATAAGACCTTATCCACCATCGACTTGTATCCGAAAGGTAAATATATTTTCTTCAAGCCAGATACAAAGGATTGGTCGGGAGGGATACCCGTCACCGGTCTTGGCCTTTCAAAGGCTAAATACGGTGGCTCAGAAGGTGACGACGATCAGACGATCTTTGATGCGGTGGGCCACGATCTGAAAACTATAGTTCATGAGCAGGCGGCATTGCTCCATGGTGAAATGATCGCAAAGATCCCGACGACGCTCCATGAAAAACTTGCACCGAAGCTTTCAGAAAAACTTGAAAAAGAGCTGAAAAAACGCATCGCCGGATTTTTGCGGTCAAAAGGCTCCGTTGATTGGGCGCGAGTTTTTCAAACACAGTTTCTTAAAGAACAGAATAATTTGTTACCTCTTTTTCGCTCCGATATTGCCGATCAGCTTCAAACAAAAATTCCGGGTGATCAACGTGAGAACATTCTCGATATTTGGCTAGGCAGCCTTACATCAAAGGGAGTAAAGATCAACGAAAACGAAAGCTGCAAAACCGTAAATAAGGCTGAGGACGGCGATTATTTTGTGATCAATGCTGAACGCGGAGCAGAAAAGCTGCCACAAACGTACAAAGCTCGCCGCGTTATTATAGCTATCGGCCTTCGCGGCGCTCCAAACAAATTGCGCTTGCCGAATGAAGATCTGAAATTCAAGATCGAAGGCCGCGAAGAGCAAAAGGTCATATATGGCCTCTCAAATCCGGCTGAATTTTGGGGATGTCGTATCGTTGTGGTTGGCGGTGGAAATGTGGCTGTCGAGGCGGCTGTCGATCTGGTTGCTACACGTGACGGAGCAACGATTACCCCGCGAACGCCGGATATGATGAATAAAGTGACGCTGTTGGTGCGCGACTATTTGGCGCCAACAGTAAAGTTCGGTAATAAATTTCAGCTTTATCAATGTGCAGATAACGGTATTATTGACCTGCGGTTCGGTGTGGGAATCAAGGAAATGCGCGAAAATGAGATCGTGCTGGAAGATGTAAAAACTAAGAAGGAACTCGAAACGATACCGAATGATTACATTTTTGCGCTGATCGGCGGTGAGAGGCCGAATAGATTTTTGGAATCGATAGGTATTACTATCAAGTAGTAGATGAAAAAAGATAACGTCATGTTCGTTGTGCTGGGGCTGTTGGTCGGCCTCGTCGTTGGCTTTGCGGTTGCGAACAGCATCAACAAATCCGCTTATGAAAAACCGGAAGTTTCTTCGGCGTCTAACAGTGCCTCAAATAAGAATCCGGCACTTCCGCCGAACCACCCTCCGCTTGGCAGCTCAACGGGCGAACAGCCGCAGAACGCTCCGCGTCCGGAAGTGATGGCTGCTATCGAAAAGGCAAAAGCCGACCCTAAGAATTTTGAAGCTCAAATGACAGCGGGTGATCTCTATTATCAGATCGGACGTTTTGATGAGGCCGCGACATTTTATGAAACGGCTGCAAAACTCAAACCCACCGAACCAGAGCCAATGGTAAAGGCCGGCAACGCCAATTTCGATGCTGAAAAATACGAAAAAGCTGAAAAATGGTATTTGCAGGCCCTCGAAAAAGATCCAAAAAACGTCGATGTCCGAACTGATCTTGGCCTGACATTCTTTCTCCGCGAGCCTCGTGATATTGAGAGAGCGATCAAGGAATACAAAGCATCTTTAAGTATCAAGCCTGAACATGAGGTAACGCTGCAAAATCTCGCGCTGGCTTATGATGAAAAAGATGATAAAGAGGGATTTGCCGCGACACTCGAAAAATTAAGAAAAATAAACCCCAACAATCCGGTTGTAAAGCGCATCGATAGTGAATGACCTTGCTAAGGATCAATCTTCCTCGGAATCATCCGATAAAGGGATCAATCCGTGTCTGAATGCGTAAATGACTAAATTCAAACGGTCATCAACACCGAGTTTGCCATAAATAGAGCTGAGATGATGTCGAACGGTTGCCTCACTTATACCCAGACGTTCGGCAATCACTTTGCTTTTGAGGCCTTTCCCGATCATCGCGATCACCTCGGTCTCGCGGCGCGTTATTGTTTCCATTGCGTTGCCGGCGTTGCCGTTGGACATTTTAACACCGGTAGAATCGCCATTCTTGAGTAAATTGGAAAGCAATGCTTGATTAAGCCATGTTTCCCCCTTAAATGCCCTACGAACCGCTTCGATCAGCAGCTTTGAACTTTGATCAGAGCGGACGATGCCCACCGCACCTAATTTGAGAGCCTGCGTAGAAGAGTCGAGATCTTCACCGTCCGTGATCGCCACCACCTTTATTTCCGGGTTGGCATCCAAAACGCCCCTTATTATTTCCACCGGATCATTTGCCTCAAGGTATATTACAGCTATGTCACAGCCGTCCAGCTTGAATGTGTCCGATCGTAAGCTGCACGATGTAACAACTTGCAGATCCTGGTTGTTTTGGATAAGGGAAGTGAGGCATTCCCGGACAAGTTGATGGTGAGCTACGATAGATGTCCGTATGTAAGGGCCGGGGTTTTTTGTGTAGGTCTTGGTCATACAAAAGGACTAACCTGTCGTAATAAACAGTCAAAAAAAAGGAATTTCCAACAGATAATTGTGTTTGGTTAGCGTTTAAATGCCAGTGTCAATGGCATTTTATGTCATGATTGTATTACATTATACGTCATTTTAACAGCTAATAATTCGAGAAATGATCTAGAACGTTTGTCTAGGCCACGAAAGGTAAAATTCGACGAATCTAGTTCAATTGTGTTTTCCGATAGTGCTAAAAAGCTTGACCATATATTAGCGTTCGTAAAGAGTCACTTTTAGGTTATACAAGTGAAATACTG is a window of Chloracidobacterium sp. DNA encoding:
- a CDS encoding cyclic nucleotide-binding domain-containing protein; protein product: MPRVIENHEQVIEAFQNVDIVSELVEKLPNGEFRNELDMDIILFGRSYRGKQVGPYTRLLEFQPGETIVHENTWESSIFYILVKGSLEASIKEQNGNRKNVGIISAGNSFGEMAMLSGTPRTATVSVASTGEPALVLEFTRPAIRLLRKLSKFGKALDRNYRNYGQTLTLNELKDFTNLDLDKGVLHRLNDSARFAVYEKNHVLFREGDPINRVIFVRNGWIQRVSGVEFNPKAAELLLSDETVGLDFLGAGTCLGLEAVEASTNWKYTATVAGRTEVLEVAVTRLREDKEMSSVVVPFLKGMADNDDQMPLHPSDSRVLTATSREIETGVVDGVNLLVMDMAKCIRCGNCSLACHKVHGNSRLTRRGIHIERPFKPNKPATQSILVPTVCMHCQDPECLTGCPTGAIARFPNGEIDINPQTCIGCGDCATQCPYNAISMIARPDPKNGNGNGAFTNLLSAFSLGEAKMPMPVEQTENLLAVKCNLCHDTKMNPKGAKTEAYSCEENCPTGALVRVNPREYFDEVNQTIGLIRRTKTHAIGENIHKFDLWATIWHVIGIAMVLAFGGAAVWATRAYAQDIPLSAGSWVTMRWLTGLTGLVSIVWVMAYPLRKQVYRRRAGALRYWMLSHIYLGVLAGVLLLVHGGTSSGGLLTTVLMISFDLVIASGLFGAACYIIVPRFMTKVEREPLLLEDLEARREELRAELVRAADETTSEELNQLIQRKVRRRFLGLGYLIRQYLKREDLGTMLAGAREEFRSAAEKMSRSDDARLMEAVENAATLRRVDALCYLHQLLKLWVAPHVLFTSLMLVLMLIHIAQVVYFNVR
- a CDS encoding FHA domain-containing protein; its protein translation is MSEKTGKFTISYADLLTETKSVESDSLYIGRLETCEVFLDHTTVSRIHAGINFQDENYSIVNLSTSNVLTLNGRRLTSKKSDVLADGDTIQIGPFTILVARLGDELLLVVERQFAERTPPQVSKSSKKPTTSAAVAAGGVLDVFWEKRSRDKDDWGTRLRPTEKPKPGKAMFNWKPTRDLRPTWRVGLFIWAFLVIGALGVYAFFRHPDAYASKPLSNPHASMIENSAIATTANGNSCTTCHTLNEPVENSCIKCHSAAEFHSSNTKAHEQAGITCTMCHREHQGADFDMKTTAIRTCAECHNDQNPKTYNGKAVHTAHGGSYGYPVVDGVWKWKGVYREVADAIPEINQSATGDKDEQAKLSRQFHTIHLYRLQSPAPLKGDKRGLVTCSTCHESFGANNIDRVKPRQTCAVCHTTPENATERDKRFETDSANCISCHVQHPYSTGRWSEFLTTDALDRRKEAITNKIKQLSGQ
- a CDS encoding NAD(P)-binding domain-containing protein, whose protein sequence is MKFFHLFICLVLIGFLIWLNQAFVPVDAVRYGGLSWIGWASIGLVGVGVGLLFIFNDSSRAFGFFKARDEMAAPVTNIRTLSKAELTELGLDKYRGPSYPHPVIFAERCIGCQACVDACPHDVLAIVDGTAAAVAPDLCMEDTACQAECPVNPKACIVINTAKDVRSLPTPTRDGSTFQTNVPGCFIIGDVSGVPLIKNAVKEGADVIAHIVDELKGAQPEPKADYDVAIIGIGPGGASAAASAQEANLRYVGIEQDKTLSTIDLYPKGKYIFFKPDTKDWSGGIPVTGLGLSKAKYGGSEGDDDQTIFDAVGHDLKTIVHEQAALLHGEMIAKIPTTLHEKLAPKLSEKLEKELKKRIAGFLRSKGSVDWARVFQTQFLKEQNNLLPLFRSDIADQLQTKIPGDQRENILDIWLGSLTSKGVKINENESCKTVNKAEDGDYFVINAERGAEKLPQTYKARRVIIAIGLRGAPNKLRLPNEDLKFKIEGREEQKVIYGLSNPAEFWGCRIVVVGGGNVAVEAAVDLVATRDGATITPRTPDMMNKVTLLVRDYLAPTVKFGNKFQLYQCADNGIIDLRFGVGIKEMRENEIVLEDVKTKKELETIPNDYIFALIGGERPNRFLESIGITIK
- a CDS encoding tetratricopeptide repeat protein — its product is MKKDNVMFVVLGLLVGLVVGFAVANSINKSAYEKPEVSSASNSASNKNPALPPNHPPLGSSTGEQPQNAPRPEVMAAIEKAKADPKNFEAQMTAGDLYYQIGRFDEAATFYETAAKLKPTEPEPMVKAGNANFDAEKYEKAEKWYLQALEKDPKNVDVRTDLGLTFFLREPRDIERAIKEYKASLSIKPEHEVTLQNLALAYDEKDDKEGFAATLEKLRKINPNNPVVKRIDSE
- a CDS encoding response regulator transcription factor, with the translated sequence MTKTYTKNPGPYIRTSIVAHHQLVRECLTSLIQNNQDLQVVTSCSLRSDTFKLDGCDIAVIYLEANDPVEIIRGVLDANPEIKVVAITDGEDLDSSTQALKLGAVGIVRSDQSSKLLIEAVRRAFKGETWLNQALLSNLLKNGDSTGVKMSNGNAGNAMETITRRETEVIAMIGKGLKSKVIAERLGISEATVRHHLSSIYGKLGVDDRLNLVIYAFRHGLIPLSDDSEED